The Pungitius pungitius chromosome 10, fPunPun2.1, whole genome shotgun sequence genome has a window encoding:
- the ikzf2 gene encoding zinc finger protein Helios isoform X1 produces MEAAHGFCDSNGQCSPGKENSRMLADASTPNGQTIPQVPNSCSGECSIELKIKEEEETAEETEKRSPAGPTEEEEGGALEESMTDSPSDTQDGLSEPNVTSDLGSQQTHGDRPFQCNQCGVSFTQKGNLLRHIKLHTGEKPFKCPFCSYACRRRDALSGHLRTHAVGKPHKCNFCGRSYKQRTSLEEHKERCHSYLQGIAVDLNANTGRYAGEVPKDPRPMAEPSTMATYDRPPVIERLHSNVGKRKSTTPQKFVGEKMVRYGYPEQCFEMGLKYEKQAEMMSAHMMDQAISNAITYLGSDTLRPMLHHPGPPLSMAEMVPRVNPLFHHVLPSGQRTDHPGNCDALKPQRLPPHNFASHPAANGPTAASAVPVMRHHPGQEESPNNSGVDSADSDRSSPRERRAHRGGSNPAPGLRSRASPAVSYSGERVADVSPRSGAAVGAGMTRAVAERPLSQDGVRVFGREGQELRAYQCEHCRVLFLDHVMYTIHMGCHGYRDPLECNICGHRSKDSYEFSSHIVRGEHTIK; encoded by the exons GTAACGGCCAATGCTCTCCCGGTAAGGAGAACTCAAGAATGTTGGCGGATGCGTCAACACCCAACGGACAGACAATACCTCAGGTTCCTAATTCCTGCAGTGGTGAGTGCTCAATCG AACTGAAAattaaagaggaggaagagaccgcggaggagacggagaagagAAGCCCAGCAGGCccaacagaagaagaggagggaggagcacTGGAGGAATCCATGACTGACAGCCCGAGCGATACACAGGATGGATTATCGGAGCCCAACGTGACATCGGATTTAGGAAGTCAACAAACACACG GTGACAGGCCGTTCCAGTGCAACCAGTGTGGCGTCTCATTCACCCAGAAGGGAAACCTGCTAAGACACATCAAGCTGCATACAGGtgaaaaacccttcaaatgCCCGTTCTGCAGCTACGCCTGCCGGCGGCGCGATGCCCTCAGCGGGCATTTGCGCACTCATGCTG TTGGCAAACCGCACAAGTGCAACTTCTGTGGGCGGAGCTACAAACAGCGCACTTCTCTGGAGGAGCATAAAGAGCGCTGCCATAGTTACCTGCAGGGTATCGCCGTGGATCTGAATGCCAACACTGGCCGTTACGCAG GTGAGGTCCCTAAAGACCCGAGGCCTATGGCGGAGCCCAGCACCATGGCCACCTACGATCGGCCACCTGTCATTGAAAGACTGCACAGCAACGTGGGCAAGAGGAAAAGTACCACTCCTCAGAAATTTGTGG GTGAAAAGATGGTTCGCTACGGCTACCCCGAACAATGCTTTGAGATGGGCCTTAAGTATGAGAAGCAGGCCGAAATGATGTCGGCCCACATGATGGACCAGGCCATCAGCAATGCCATCACATACCTGGGATCGGACACTCTTCGGCCCATGCTCCACCATCCAGGCCCCCCTCTCTCTATGGCTGAAATGGTGCCCCGGGTGAACCCCCTCTTCCACCACGTCCTGCCGTCGGGCCAACGGACGGATCACCCAGGAAACTGTGACGCGCTGAAACCGCAGCGCCTTCCGCCCCACAACTTCGCCAGCCACCCCGCCGCCAACGGCCCAACCGCTGCTTCGGCCGTGCCGGTCATGCGCCACCACCCGGGGCAAGAAGAATCCCCCAACAACAGCGGAGTTGACTCCGCTGACTCGGACCGCAGCAGCCCCCGCGAGCGTCGGGCGCACCGCGGGGGGAGCAACCCCGCCCCCGGCCTCAGGTCTCGGGCCAGCCCGGCGGTGAGCTATTCAGGTGAGCGAGTGGCAGACGTGTCGCCCAGAAGTGGGGCGGCCGTGGGGGCTGGGATGACGCGAGCGGTCGCAGAGAGGCCCCTGAGCCAGGACGGGGTGCGGGTGTTTGGACGAGAGGGCCAGGAGCTGCGGGCCTACCAGTGCGAGCACTGCCGGGTGCTCTTCCTGGACCACGTCATGTACACCATCCACATGGGTTGCCACGGATACAGAGATCCACTGGAGTGCAACATCTGCGGTCACCGCAGCAAAGACAGCTATGAATTCTCGTCTCACATAGTCCGCGGGGAACACACCATCAAGTAA
- the ikzf2 gene encoding zinc finger protein Helios isoform X2, with protein MEAAHGFCDSNGQCSPGKENSRMLADASTPNGQTIPQVPNSCSELKIKEEEETAEETEKRSPAGPTEEEEGGALEESMTDSPSDTQDGLSEPNVTSDLGSQQTHGDRPFQCNQCGVSFTQKGNLLRHIKLHTGEKPFKCPFCSYACRRRDALSGHLRTHAVGKPHKCNFCGRSYKQRTSLEEHKERCHSYLQGIAVDLNANTGRYAGEVPKDPRPMAEPSTMATYDRPPVIERLHSNVGKRKSTTPQKFVGEKMVRYGYPEQCFEMGLKYEKQAEMMSAHMMDQAISNAITYLGSDTLRPMLHHPGPPLSMAEMVPRVNPLFHHVLPSGQRTDHPGNCDALKPQRLPPHNFASHPAANGPTAASAVPVMRHHPGQEESPNNSGVDSADSDRSSPRERRAHRGGSNPAPGLRSRASPAVSYSGERVADVSPRSGAAVGAGMTRAVAERPLSQDGVRVFGREGQELRAYQCEHCRVLFLDHVMYTIHMGCHGYRDPLECNICGHRSKDSYEFSSHIVRGEHTIK; from the exons GTAACGGCCAATGCTCTCCCGGTAAGGAGAACTCAAGAATGTTGGCGGATGCGTCAACACCCAACGGACAGACAATACCTCAGGTTCCTAATTCCTGCAGTG AACTGAAAattaaagaggaggaagagaccgcggaggagacggagaagagAAGCCCAGCAGGCccaacagaagaagaggagggaggagcacTGGAGGAATCCATGACTGACAGCCCGAGCGATACACAGGATGGATTATCGGAGCCCAACGTGACATCGGATTTAGGAAGTCAACAAACACACG GTGACAGGCCGTTCCAGTGCAACCAGTGTGGCGTCTCATTCACCCAGAAGGGAAACCTGCTAAGACACATCAAGCTGCATACAGGtgaaaaacccttcaaatgCCCGTTCTGCAGCTACGCCTGCCGGCGGCGCGATGCCCTCAGCGGGCATTTGCGCACTCATGCTG TTGGCAAACCGCACAAGTGCAACTTCTGTGGGCGGAGCTACAAACAGCGCACTTCTCTGGAGGAGCATAAAGAGCGCTGCCATAGTTACCTGCAGGGTATCGCCGTGGATCTGAATGCCAACACTGGCCGTTACGCAG GTGAGGTCCCTAAAGACCCGAGGCCTATGGCGGAGCCCAGCACCATGGCCACCTACGATCGGCCACCTGTCATTGAAAGACTGCACAGCAACGTGGGCAAGAGGAAAAGTACCACTCCTCAGAAATTTGTGG GTGAAAAGATGGTTCGCTACGGCTACCCCGAACAATGCTTTGAGATGGGCCTTAAGTATGAGAAGCAGGCCGAAATGATGTCGGCCCACATGATGGACCAGGCCATCAGCAATGCCATCACATACCTGGGATCGGACACTCTTCGGCCCATGCTCCACCATCCAGGCCCCCCTCTCTCTATGGCTGAAATGGTGCCCCGGGTGAACCCCCTCTTCCACCACGTCCTGCCGTCGGGCCAACGGACGGATCACCCAGGAAACTGTGACGCGCTGAAACCGCAGCGCCTTCCGCCCCACAACTTCGCCAGCCACCCCGCCGCCAACGGCCCAACCGCTGCTTCGGCCGTGCCGGTCATGCGCCACCACCCGGGGCAAGAAGAATCCCCCAACAACAGCGGAGTTGACTCCGCTGACTCGGACCGCAGCAGCCCCCGCGAGCGTCGGGCGCACCGCGGGGGGAGCAACCCCGCCCCCGGCCTCAGGTCTCGGGCCAGCCCGGCGGTGAGCTATTCAGGTGAGCGAGTGGCAGACGTGTCGCCCAGAAGTGGGGCGGCCGTGGGGGCTGGGATGACGCGAGCGGTCGCAGAGAGGCCCCTGAGCCAGGACGGGGTGCGGGTGTTTGGACGAGAGGGCCAGGAGCTGCGGGCCTACCAGTGCGAGCACTGCCGGGTGCTCTTCCTGGACCACGTCATGTACACCATCCACATGGGTTGCCACGGATACAGAGATCCACTGGAGTGCAACATCTGCGGTCACCGCAGCAAAGACAGCTATGAATTCTCGTCTCACATAGTCCGCGGGGAACACACCATCAAGTAA
- the ikzf2 gene encoding zinc finger protein Helios isoform X3, giving the protein MEAAHGFCDSNGQCSPGKENSRMLADASTPNGQTIPQVPNSCSGECSIELKIKEEEETAEETEKRSPAGPTEEEEGGALEESMTDSPSDTQDGLSEPNVTSDLGSQQTHGDRPFQCNQCGVSFTQKGNLLRHIKLHTVGKPHKCNFCGRSYKQRTSLEEHKERCHSYLQGIAVDLNANTGRYAGEVPKDPRPMAEPSTMATYDRPPVIERLHSNVGKRKSTTPQKFVGEKMVRYGYPEQCFEMGLKYEKQAEMMSAHMMDQAISNAITYLGSDTLRPMLHHPGPPLSMAEMVPRVNPLFHHVLPSGQRTDHPGNCDALKPQRLPPHNFASHPAANGPTAASAVPVMRHHPGQEESPNNSGVDSADSDRSSPRERRAHRGGSNPAPGLRSRASPAVSYSGERVADVSPRSGAAVGAGMTRAVAERPLSQDGVRVFGREGQELRAYQCEHCRVLFLDHVMYTIHMGCHGYRDPLECNICGHRSKDSYEFSSHIVRGEHTIK; this is encoded by the exons GTAACGGCCAATGCTCTCCCGGTAAGGAGAACTCAAGAATGTTGGCGGATGCGTCAACACCCAACGGACAGACAATACCTCAGGTTCCTAATTCCTGCAGTGGTGAGTGCTCAATCG AACTGAAAattaaagaggaggaagagaccgcggaggagacggagaagagAAGCCCAGCAGGCccaacagaagaagaggagggaggagcacTGGAGGAATCCATGACTGACAGCCCGAGCGATACACAGGATGGATTATCGGAGCCCAACGTGACATCGGATTTAGGAAGTCAACAAACACACG GTGACAGGCCGTTCCAGTGCAACCAGTGTGGCGTCTCATTCACCCAGAAGGGAAACCTGCTAAGACACATCAAGCTGCATACAG TTGGCAAACCGCACAAGTGCAACTTCTGTGGGCGGAGCTACAAACAGCGCACTTCTCTGGAGGAGCATAAAGAGCGCTGCCATAGTTACCTGCAGGGTATCGCCGTGGATCTGAATGCCAACACTGGCCGTTACGCAG GTGAGGTCCCTAAAGACCCGAGGCCTATGGCGGAGCCCAGCACCATGGCCACCTACGATCGGCCACCTGTCATTGAAAGACTGCACAGCAACGTGGGCAAGAGGAAAAGTACCACTCCTCAGAAATTTGTGG GTGAAAAGATGGTTCGCTACGGCTACCCCGAACAATGCTTTGAGATGGGCCTTAAGTATGAGAAGCAGGCCGAAATGATGTCGGCCCACATGATGGACCAGGCCATCAGCAATGCCATCACATACCTGGGATCGGACACTCTTCGGCCCATGCTCCACCATCCAGGCCCCCCTCTCTCTATGGCTGAAATGGTGCCCCGGGTGAACCCCCTCTTCCACCACGTCCTGCCGTCGGGCCAACGGACGGATCACCCAGGAAACTGTGACGCGCTGAAACCGCAGCGCCTTCCGCCCCACAACTTCGCCAGCCACCCCGCCGCCAACGGCCCAACCGCTGCTTCGGCCGTGCCGGTCATGCGCCACCACCCGGGGCAAGAAGAATCCCCCAACAACAGCGGAGTTGACTCCGCTGACTCGGACCGCAGCAGCCCCCGCGAGCGTCGGGCGCACCGCGGGGGGAGCAACCCCGCCCCCGGCCTCAGGTCTCGGGCCAGCCCGGCGGTGAGCTATTCAGGTGAGCGAGTGGCAGACGTGTCGCCCAGAAGTGGGGCGGCCGTGGGGGCTGGGATGACGCGAGCGGTCGCAGAGAGGCCCCTGAGCCAGGACGGGGTGCGGGTGTTTGGACGAGAGGGCCAGGAGCTGCGGGCCTACCAGTGCGAGCACTGCCGGGTGCTCTTCCTGGACCACGTCATGTACACCATCCACATGGGTTGCCACGGATACAGAGATCCACTGGAGTGCAACATCTGCGGTCACCGCAGCAAAGACAGCTATGAATTCTCGTCTCACATAGTCCGCGGGGAACACACCATCAAGTAA